Proteins encoded together in one Coregonus clupeaformis isolate EN_2021a chromosome 30, ASM2061545v1, whole genome shotgun sequence window:
- the LOC121545475 gene encoding cation channel sperm-associated protein subunit delta isoform X1, which produces MWRTHAKPIFIIIIMSVLPFSTNEEVSPGFLWSSTTKQDVERQDRSSPAPPATFLYSAEKRPALVRSHCDNQMALYMGKWILITMTLFEESAIPLQYKGADKLQGSVSSAVFVLDNLAIVIDGKLYLYSLTKGTWTPAQGVKSTVSTVSALQCCFSKDKACMDVSSFVLLYNLGSALEDQQVYMSSNGGSSFFNLPMAPKATEFIIGVFNMPTVSSIVAMLADNQRKFSFRHISESRSLQTDDHPMRDPLSSIHVIQPAGMRGHLIIWSPHMLLYSPNHGVVIVPVYIMGEENATLPPPKVTILQVETDDNGAMAVLTSNGVLYYGRAGLEATTVRFASVIDMSKDNLMLFSDYGDLMLIEAREDLLLTGVDFNHKVIIVQQELTRTTPPVQSCPVEQFHSTFAGELFYIDMGSTVHLSAVYIPSPLCKFFPLVTVTESKLLSVDEKCVEDGITTEGTKKYRLDIELKQLSFMEAADGTLKPSSSLRKGSLSTVAVDLMGRNVSCKDFNPLKAHILVGCPPGKHTRILKDITTCTKGTFTQEQLQDNFSYVIPKAVYDPQHLFRPGSASSDLHISYSITDYFCPLLVYHDTPWIPSLELWNGNEFVEQVSADFVMFEVNGMYNYQYLQSVQDAKCVSQPQNWTSLLSQQQYEPNPNTAWTRSNYKSCKDSDGPPITDPEAQYQVLNMGTRNRILFPNYNGMYVFKVIVVDPSYSYCMLTTTFSVYVYGAFPPHPLPSGLALGIFLAIFVVLLLIGFFFSKRNYKK; this is translated from the exons ATGTGGCGGACGCATGCTAAACCTAtttttataattataataatgtcCGTTTTGCCATTTTCTACCAATGAAGAAGTCAG tccaggttttcTATGGTCTTCCACAACCAAACAAGATGTCGAAAGGCAGGATCGATCGAGTCCAGCGCCACCTGCG ACATTCTTGTATTCTGCGGAGAAACGACCAGCTCTGGTTCGAAGTCACTGCGACAATCAAATGGCCTTGTACATGGG GAAGTGGATCCTCATTACAATGACATTATTTGAGGAATCAGCCATTCCACTCCAATATAAAGGGGCTGAT AAGCTTCAGGGGTCAGTGAGTTCTGCAGTTTTTGTGTTGGACAACCTTGCAATTGTGATCGACGGAAAGTTGTACTTATACTCTCTAACTAAAGGGACATGGACTCCTGCTCAAG GAGTGAAATCCACAGTGTCTACTGTATCTGCACTACAGTGCTGCTTCAGCAAAGACAAGGCCTGCATG GATGTGAGCTCTTTTGTTCTTCTGTACAATCTGGGGAGTGCTCTTGAGGACCAACAGGTCTACATGTCCTCGAATGGAGGCAGCTCCTTTTTTAACCTCCCTATGGCCCCCAAGGCAACG GAATTTATAATAGGGGTATTCAACATGCCCACTGTGTCAAGCATTGTGGCTATGTTAGCAGACAATCAAAGAAAG TTTTCTTTCCGGCATATTTCCGAAAGTCGTTCGCTGCAGACAGACGATCACCCCATGCGAGACCCGCTGTCCAGCATCCACGTGATCCAGCCAGCAGGCATGAGAGGCCACCTTATCATCTGGTCTCCACACATGCTGCTCTACTCACCCAACCATG GCGTTGTGATTGTGCCAGTGTACATTATGGGAGAAGAGAATGCCACCCTCCCGCCTCCTAAAGTCACCATTTTACAGGTGGAAACAG ATGACAACGGTGCAATGGCTGTTCTCACCAGCAACGGGGTACTGTATTATGGCAGGGCTGGACTGGAGGCAACTACAGTAAGG TTTGCGTCTGTCATTGACATGTCCAAGGACAACCTGATGCTGTTCAGTGACTATGGGGACCTGATGCTGATCGAAGCCCGGGAGGACCTGCTGCTCACAGGGGTGGACTTTAACCACAAGGTTATCATTGTCCAGCAGGAGCTAACACGTACCACACCACCCGTTCAGTCCTGCCCA GTGGAGCAGTTCCACAGCACGTTTGCAGGGGAGCTCTTCTACATCGACATGGGCAGCACCGTCCACCTGTCTGCTGTCTACATCCCCTCACCTCTTTGCAAATTCTTCCCCCTG GTGACAGTTACAGAGTCTAAGCTTCTGTCCGTAGATGAGAAGTGTGTGGAGGATGGCATTACTACAGAGGGCACCAAGAAATACCGCCTG GACATTGAACTGAAACAGTTGTCATTTATGGAGGCGGCAGACGGAACCCTCAAGCCGAG TTCCAGTCTACGTAAAGGCAGTCTCTCCACAGTCGCAGTAGACCTGATGGGAAGGAACGTGTCCTGCAAAGACTTCAACCCCCTG AAAGCTCACATTCTCGTTGGATGCCCTCCTGGAAAGCATACCCGAATTCTTAA GGACATAACCACTTGCACTAAAGGCACATTCACTCAAGAGCAGCTTCAGGACAACTTCTCTTACGTCATCCCCAA agCTGTGTATGACCCTCAGCACCTGTTCCGGCCTGGCTCTGCCTCCAGTGACCTGCACATCTCCTACAGCATCACAGACTACTTCTGCCCCCTACTGGTCTATCACGACACCCCCTGGATACCCTCCCTGGAGCT CTGGAACGGTAATGAGTTTGTGGAGCAGGTGAGCGCTGACTTCGTGATGTTCGAAGTTAACGGCATGTATAACTACCAGTACCTCCAGTCGGTCCAGGATGCCAAGTGCGTCTCCCAGCCCCAGAACTGGACCTCTCTGCTGAGCCAGCAGCAATATGAACCTAACCCCAACACCGCCTGGACCAGGAGT AATTATAAGAGCTGCAAGGATTCTGATGGCCCGCCCATCACTGACCCAGAAGCCCAGTATCAGGTCCTCAACATGGGCACAAGAAACAGAATCTTGTTTCCCAACTACAACGGGATGTACGTGTTCAAAGTCATAGTGGTGGATCCTAGCTACAG CTACTGCATGCTGACCACTacgttcagtgtgtatgtgtatggggCGTTCCCTCCTCACCCTCTGCCCTCTGGTCTTGCACTGGGCATCTTCCTGGCCATCTTTGTGGTCCTGCTGCTCATCGGCTTTTTCTTTAGCAAGCGCAATTACAAAAAATAG
- the LOC121545475 gene encoding cation channel sperm-associated protein subunit delta isoform X5: MGEENATLPPPKVTILQVETDDNGAMAVLTSNGVLYYGRAGLEATTVRFASVIDMSKDNLMLFSDYGDLMLIEAREDLLLTGVDFNHKVIIVQQELTRTTPPVQSCPVEQFHSTFAGELFYIDMGSTVHLSAVYIPSPLCKFFPLVTVTESKLLSVDEKCVEDGITTEGTKKYRLDIELKQLSFMEAADGTLKPSSSLRKGSLSTVAVDLMGRNVSCKDFNPLKAHILVGCPPGKHTRILKDITTCTKGTFTQEQLQDNFSYVIPKAVYDPQHLFRPGSASSDLHISYSITDYFCPLLVYHDTPWIPSLELWNGNEFVEQVSADFVMFEVNGMYNYQYLQSVQDAKCVSQPQNWTSLLSQQQYEPNPNTAWTRSNYKSCKDSDGPPITDPEAQYQVLNMGTRNRILFPNYNGMYVFKVIVVDPSYSYCMLTTTFSVYVYGAFPPHPLPSGLALGIFLAIFVVLLLIGFFFSKRNYKK; encoded by the exons ATGGGAGAAGAGAATGCCACCCTCCCGCCTCCTAAAGTCACCATTTTACAGGTGGAAACAG ATGACAACGGTGCAATGGCTGTTCTCACCAGCAACGGGGTACTGTATTATGGCAGGGCTGGACTGGAGGCAACTACAGTAAGG TTTGCGTCTGTCATTGACATGTCCAAGGACAACCTGATGCTGTTCAGTGACTATGGGGACCTGATGCTGATCGAAGCCCGGGAGGACCTGCTGCTCACAGGGGTGGACTTTAACCACAAGGTTATCATTGTCCAGCAGGAGCTAACACGTACCACACCACCCGTTCAGTCCTGCCCA GTGGAGCAGTTCCACAGCACGTTTGCAGGGGAGCTCTTCTACATCGACATGGGCAGCACCGTCCACCTGTCTGCTGTCTACATCCCCTCACCTCTTTGCAAATTCTTCCCCCTG GTGACAGTTACAGAGTCTAAGCTTCTGTCCGTAGATGAGAAGTGTGTGGAGGATGGCATTACTACAGAGGGCACCAAGAAATACCGCCTG GACATTGAACTGAAACAGTTGTCATTTATGGAGGCGGCAGACGGAACCCTCAAGCCGAG TTCCAGTCTACGTAAAGGCAGTCTCTCCACAGTCGCAGTAGACCTGATGGGAAGGAACGTGTCCTGCAAAGACTTCAACCCCCTG AAAGCTCACATTCTCGTTGGATGCCCTCCTGGAAAGCATACCCGAATTCTTAA GGACATAACCACTTGCACTAAAGGCACATTCACTCAAGAGCAGCTTCAGGACAACTTCTCTTACGTCATCCCCAA agCTGTGTATGACCCTCAGCACCTGTTCCGGCCTGGCTCTGCCTCCAGTGACCTGCACATCTCCTACAGCATCACAGACTACTTCTGCCCCCTACTGGTCTATCACGACACCCCCTGGATACCCTCCCTGGAGCT CTGGAACGGTAATGAGTTTGTGGAGCAGGTGAGCGCTGACTTCGTGATGTTCGAAGTTAACGGCATGTATAACTACCAGTACCTCCAGTCGGTCCAGGATGCCAAGTGCGTCTCCCAGCCCCAGAACTGGACCTCTCTGCTGAGCCAGCAGCAATATGAACCTAACCCCAACACCGCCTGGACCAGGAGT AATTATAAGAGCTGCAAGGATTCTGATGGCCCGCCCATCACTGACCCAGAAGCCCAGTATCAGGTCCTCAACATGGGCACAAGAAACAGAATCTTGTTTCCCAACTACAACGGGATGTACGTGTTCAAAGTCATAGTGGTGGATCCTAGCTACAG CTACTGCATGCTGACCACTacgttcagtgtgtatgtgtatggggCGTTCCCTCCTCACCCTCTGCCCTCTGGTCTTGCACTGGGCATCTTCCTGGCCATCTTTGTGGTCCTGCTGCTCATCGGCTTTTTCTTTAGCAAGCGCAATTACAAAAAATAG
- the LOC121545475 gene encoding cation channel sperm-associated protein subunit delta isoform X4 — protein MWRTHAKPIFIIIIMSVLPFSTNEEVSPGFLWSSTTKQDVERQDRSSPAPPATFLYSAEKRPALVRSHCDNQMALYMGKWILITMTLFEESAIPLQYKGADKLQGSVSSAVFVLDNLAIVIDGKLYLYSLTKGTWTPAQGVKSTVSTVSALQCCFSKDKACMDVSSFVLLYNLGSALEDQQVYMSSNGGSSFFNLPMAPKATEFIIGVFNMPTVSSIVAMLADNQRKFSFRHISESRSLQTDDHPMRDPLSSIHVIQPAGMRGHLIIWSPHMLLYSPNHGVVIVPVYIMGEENATLPPPKVTILQVETDDNGAMAVLTSNGVLYYGRAGLEATTVRFASVIDMSKDNLMLFSDYGDLMLIEAREDLLLTGVDFNHKVIIVQQELTRTTPPVQSCPVEQFHSTFAGELFYIDMGSTVHLSAVYIPSPLCKFFPLVTVTESKLLSVDEKCVEDGITTEGTKKYRLDIELKQLSFMEAADGTLKPSSSLRKGSLSTVAVDLMGRNVSCKDFNPLKAHILVGCPPGKHTRILKDITTCTKGTFTQEQLQDNFSYVIPKAVYDPQHLFRPGSASSDLHISYSITDYFCPLLVYHDTPWIPSLELTSSRSRMPSASPSPRTGPLC, from the exons ATGTGGCGGACGCATGCTAAACCTAtttttataattataataatgtcCGTTTTGCCATTTTCTACCAATGAAGAAGTCAG tccaggttttcTATGGTCTTCCACAACCAAACAAGATGTCGAAAGGCAGGATCGATCGAGTCCAGCGCCACCTGCG ACATTCTTGTATTCTGCGGAGAAACGACCAGCTCTGGTTCGAAGTCACTGCGACAATCAAATGGCCTTGTACATGGG GAAGTGGATCCTCATTACAATGACATTATTTGAGGAATCAGCCATTCCACTCCAATATAAAGGGGCTGAT AAGCTTCAGGGGTCAGTGAGTTCTGCAGTTTTTGTGTTGGACAACCTTGCAATTGTGATCGACGGAAAGTTGTACTTATACTCTCTAACTAAAGGGACATGGACTCCTGCTCAAG GAGTGAAATCCACAGTGTCTACTGTATCTGCACTACAGTGCTGCTTCAGCAAAGACAAGGCCTGCATG GATGTGAGCTCTTTTGTTCTTCTGTACAATCTGGGGAGTGCTCTTGAGGACCAACAGGTCTACATGTCCTCGAATGGAGGCAGCTCCTTTTTTAACCTCCCTATGGCCCCCAAGGCAACG GAATTTATAATAGGGGTATTCAACATGCCCACTGTGTCAAGCATTGTGGCTATGTTAGCAGACAATCAAAGAAAG TTTTCTTTCCGGCATATTTCCGAAAGTCGTTCGCTGCAGACAGACGATCACCCCATGCGAGACCCGCTGTCCAGCATCCACGTGATCCAGCCAGCAGGCATGAGAGGCCACCTTATCATCTGGTCTCCACACATGCTGCTCTACTCACCCAACCATG GCGTTGTGATTGTGCCAGTGTACATTATGGGAGAAGAGAATGCCACCCTCCCGCCTCCTAAAGTCACCATTTTACAGGTGGAAACAG ATGACAACGGTGCAATGGCTGTTCTCACCAGCAACGGGGTACTGTATTATGGCAGGGCTGGACTGGAGGCAACTACAGTAAGG TTTGCGTCTGTCATTGACATGTCCAAGGACAACCTGATGCTGTTCAGTGACTATGGGGACCTGATGCTGATCGAAGCCCGGGAGGACCTGCTGCTCACAGGGGTGGACTTTAACCACAAGGTTATCATTGTCCAGCAGGAGCTAACACGTACCACACCACCCGTTCAGTCCTGCCCA GTGGAGCAGTTCCACAGCACGTTTGCAGGGGAGCTCTTCTACATCGACATGGGCAGCACCGTCCACCTGTCTGCTGTCTACATCCCCTCACCTCTTTGCAAATTCTTCCCCCTG GTGACAGTTACAGAGTCTAAGCTTCTGTCCGTAGATGAGAAGTGTGTGGAGGATGGCATTACTACAGAGGGCACCAAGAAATACCGCCTG GACATTGAACTGAAACAGTTGTCATTTATGGAGGCGGCAGACGGAACCCTCAAGCCGAG TTCCAGTCTACGTAAAGGCAGTCTCTCCACAGTCGCAGTAGACCTGATGGGAAGGAACGTGTCCTGCAAAGACTTCAACCCCCTG AAAGCTCACATTCTCGTTGGATGCCCTCCTGGAAAGCATACCCGAATTCTTAA GGACATAACCACTTGCACTAAAGGCACATTCACTCAAGAGCAGCTTCAGGACAACTTCTCTTACGTCATCCCCAA agCTGTGTATGACCCTCAGCACCTGTTCCGGCCTGGCTCTGCCTCCAGTGACCTGCACATCTCCTACAGCATCACAGACTACTTCTGCCCCCTACTGGTCTATCACGACACCCCCTGGATACCCTCCCTGGAGCT TACCTCCAGTCGGTCCAGGATGCCAAGTGCGTCTCCCAGCCCCAGAACTGGACCTCTCTGCTGA
- the LOC121545475 gene encoding cation channel sperm-associated protein subunit delta isoform X2 has product MWRTHAKPIFIIIIMSVLPFSTNEEVSPGFLWSSTTKQDVERQDRSSPAPPATFLYSAEKRPALVRSHCDNQMALYMGKWILITMTLFEESAIPLQYKGADKLQGSVSSAVFVLDNLAIVIDGKLYLYSLTKGTWTPAQGVKSTVSTVSALQCCFSKDKACMDVSSFVLLYNLGSALEDQQVYMSSNGGSSFFNLPMAPKATEFIIGVFNMPTVSSIVAMLADNQRKFSFRHISESRSLQTDDHPMRDPLSSIHVIQPAGMRGHLIIWSPHMLLYSPNHGVVIVPVYIMGEENATLPPPKVTILQVETDDNGAMAVLTSNGVLYYGRAGLEATTVRDNLMLFSDYGDLMLIEAREDLLLTGVDFNHKVIIVQQELTRTTPPVQSCPVEQFHSTFAGELFYIDMGSTVHLSAVYIPSPLCKFFPLVTVTESKLLSVDEKCVEDGITTEGTKKYRLDIELKQLSFMEAADGTLKPSSSLRKGSLSTVAVDLMGRNVSCKDFNPLKAHILVGCPPGKHTRILKDITTCTKGTFTQEQLQDNFSYVIPKAVYDPQHLFRPGSASSDLHISYSITDYFCPLLVYHDTPWIPSLELWNGNEFVEQVSADFVMFEVNGMYNYQYLQSVQDAKCVSQPQNWTSLLSQQQYEPNPNTAWTRSNYKSCKDSDGPPITDPEAQYQVLNMGTRNRILFPNYNGMYVFKVIVVDPSYSYCMLTTTFSVYVYGAFPPHPLPSGLALGIFLAIFVVLLLIGFFFSKRNYKK; this is encoded by the exons ATGTGGCGGACGCATGCTAAACCTAtttttataattataataatgtcCGTTTTGCCATTTTCTACCAATGAAGAAGTCAG tccaggttttcTATGGTCTTCCACAACCAAACAAGATGTCGAAAGGCAGGATCGATCGAGTCCAGCGCCACCTGCG ACATTCTTGTATTCTGCGGAGAAACGACCAGCTCTGGTTCGAAGTCACTGCGACAATCAAATGGCCTTGTACATGGG GAAGTGGATCCTCATTACAATGACATTATTTGAGGAATCAGCCATTCCACTCCAATATAAAGGGGCTGAT AAGCTTCAGGGGTCAGTGAGTTCTGCAGTTTTTGTGTTGGACAACCTTGCAATTGTGATCGACGGAAAGTTGTACTTATACTCTCTAACTAAAGGGACATGGACTCCTGCTCAAG GAGTGAAATCCACAGTGTCTACTGTATCTGCACTACAGTGCTGCTTCAGCAAAGACAAGGCCTGCATG GATGTGAGCTCTTTTGTTCTTCTGTACAATCTGGGGAGTGCTCTTGAGGACCAACAGGTCTACATGTCCTCGAATGGAGGCAGCTCCTTTTTTAACCTCCCTATGGCCCCCAAGGCAACG GAATTTATAATAGGGGTATTCAACATGCCCACTGTGTCAAGCATTGTGGCTATGTTAGCAGACAATCAAAGAAAG TTTTCTTTCCGGCATATTTCCGAAAGTCGTTCGCTGCAGACAGACGATCACCCCATGCGAGACCCGCTGTCCAGCATCCACGTGATCCAGCCAGCAGGCATGAGAGGCCACCTTATCATCTGGTCTCCACACATGCTGCTCTACTCACCCAACCATG GCGTTGTGATTGTGCCAGTGTACATTATGGGAGAAGAGAATGCCACCCTCCCGCCTCCTAAAGTCACCATTTTACAGGTGGAAACAG ATGACAACGGTGCAATGGCTGTTCTCACCAGCAACGGGGTACTGTATTATGGCAGGGCTGGACTGGAGGCAACTACAGTAAGG GACAACCTGATGCTGTTCAGTGACTATGGGGACCTGATGCTGATCGAAGCCCGGGAGGACCTGCTGCTCACAGGGGTGGACTTTAACCACAAGGTTATCATTGTCCAGCAGGAGCTAACACGTACCACACCACCCGTTCAGTCCTGCCCA GTGGAGCAGTTCCACAGCACGTTTGCAGGGGAGCTCTTCTACATCGACATGGGCAGCACCGTCCACCTGTCTGCTGTCTACATCCCCTCACCTCTTTGCAAATTCTTCCCCCTG GTGACAGTTACAGAGTCTAAGCTTCTGTCCGTAGATGAGAAGTGTGTGGAGGATGGCATTACTACAGAGGGCACCAAGAAATACCGCCTG GACATTGAACTGAAACAGTTGTCATTTATGGAGGCGGCAGACGGAACCCTCAAGCCGAG TTCCAGTCTACGTAAAGGCAGTCTCTCCACAGTCGCAGTAGACCTGATGGGAAGGAACGTGTCCTGCAAAGACTTCAACCCCCTG AAAGCTCACATTCTCGTTGGATGCCCTCCTGGAAAGCATACCCGAATTCTTAA GGACATAACCACTTGCACTAAAGGCACATTCACTCAAGAGCAGCTTCAGGACAACTTCTCTTACGTCATCCCCAA agCTGTGTATGACCCTCAGCACCTGTTCCGGCCTGGCTCTGCCTCCAGTGACCTGCACATCTCCTACAGCATCACAGACTACTTCTGCCCCCTACTGGTCTATCACGACACCCCCTGGATACCCTCCCTGGAGCT CTGGAACGGTAATGAGTTTGTGGAGCAGGTGAGCGCTGACTTCGTGATGTTCGAAGTTAACGGCATGTATAACTACCAGTACCTCCAGTCGGTCCAGGATGCCAAGTGCGTCTCCCAGCCCCAGAACTGGACCTCTCTGCTGAGCCAGCAGCAATATGAACCTAACCCCAACACCGCCTGGACCAGGAGT AATTATAAGAGCTGCAAGGATTCTGATGGCCCGCCCATCACTGACCCAGAAGCCCAGTATCAGGTCCTCAACATGGGCACAAGAAACAGAATCTTGTTTCCCAACTACAACGGGATGTACGTGTTCAAAGTCATAGTGGTGGATCCTAGCTACAG CTACTGCATGCTGACCACTacgttcagtgtgtatgtgtatggggCGTTCCCTCCTCACCCTCTGCCCTCTGGTCTTGCACTGGGCATCTTCCTGGCCATCTTTGTGGTCCTGCTGCTCATCGGCTTTTTCTTTAGCAAGCGCAATTACAAAAAATAG
- the LOC121545475 gene encoding cation channel sperm-associated protein subunit delta isoform X3, translating to MALYMGKWILITMTLFEESAIPLQYKGADKLQGSVSSAVFVLDNLAIVIDGKLYLYSLTKGTWTPAQGVKSTVSTVSALQCCFSKDKACMDVSSFVLLYNLGSALEDQQVYMSSNGGSSFFNLPMAPKATEFIIGVFNMPTVSSIVAMLADNQRKFSFRHISESRSLQTDDHPMRDPLSSIHVIQPAGMRGHLIIWSPHMLLYSPNHGVVIVPVYIMGEENATLPPPKVTILQVETDDNGAMAVLTSNGVLYYGRAGLEATTVRFASVIDMSKDNLMLFSDYGDLMLIEAREDLLLTGVDFNHKVIIVQQELTRTTPPVQSCPVEQFHSTFAGELFYIDMGSTVHLSAVYIPSPLCKFFPLVTVTESKLLSVDEKCVEDGITTEGTKKYRLDIELKQLSFMEAADGTLKPSSSLRKGSLSTVAVDLMGRNVSCKDFNPLKAHILVGCPPGKHTRILKDITTCTKGTFTQEQLQDNFSYVIPKAVYDPQHLFRPGSASSDLHISYSITDYFCPLLVYHDTPWIPSLELWNGNEFVEQVSADFVMFEVNGMYNYQYLQSVQDAKCVSQPQNWTSLLSQQQYEPNPNTAWTRSNYKSCKDSDGPPITDPEAQYQVLNMGTRNRILFPNYNGMYVFKVIVVDPSYSYCMLTTTFSVYVYGAFPPHPLPSGLALGIFLAIFVVLLLIGFFFSKRNYKK from the exons ATGGCCTTGTACATGGG GAAGTGGATCCTCATTACAATGACATTATTTGAGGAATCAGCCATTCCACTCCAATATAAAGGGGCTGAT AAGCTTCAGGGGTCAGTGAGTTCTGCAGTTTTTGTGTTGGACAACCTTGCAATTGTGATCGACGGAAAGTTGTACTTATACTCTCTAACTAAAGGGACATGGACTCCTGCTCAAG GAGTGAAATCCACAGTGTCTACTGTATCTGCACTACAGTGCTGCTTCAGCAAAGACAAGGCCTGCATG GATGTGAGCTCTTTTGTTCTTCTGTACAATCTGGGGAGTGCTCTTGAGGACCAACAGGTCTACATGTCCTCGAATGGAGGCAGCTCCTTTTTTAACCTCCCTATGGCCCCCAAGGCAACG GAATTTATAATAGGGGTATTCAACATGCCCACTGTGTCAAGCATTGTGGCTATGTTAGCAGACAATCAAAGAAAG TTTTCTTTCCGGCATATTTCCGAAAGTCGTTCGCTGCAGACAGACGATCACCCCATGCGAGACCCGCTGTCCAGCATCCACGTGATCCAGCCAGCAGGCATGAGAGGCCACCTTATCATCTGGTCTCCACACATGCTGCTCTACTCACCCAACCATG GCGTTGTGATTGTGCCAGTGTACATTATGGGAGAAGAGAATGCCACCCTCCCGCCTCCTAAAGTCACCATTTTACAGGTGGAAACAG ATGACAACGGTGCAATGGCTGTTCTCACCAGCAACGGGGTACTGTATTATGGCAGGGCTGGACTGGAGGCAACTACAGTAAGG TTTGCGTCTGTCATTGACATGTCCAAGGACAACCTGATGCTGTTCAGTGACTATGGGGACCTGATGCTGATCGAAGCCCGGGAGGACCTGCTGCTCACAGGGGTGGACTTTAACCACAAGGTTATCATTGTCCAGCAGGAGCTAACACGTACCACACCACCCGTTCAGTCCTGCCCA GTGGAGCAGTTCCACAGCACGTTTGCAGGGGAGCTCTTCTACATCGACATGGGCAGCACCGTCCACCTGTCTGCTGTCTACATCCCCTCACCTCTTTGCAAATTCTTCCCCCTG GTGACAGTTACAGAGTCTAAGCTTCTGTCCGTAGATGAGAAGTGTGTGGAGGATGGCATTACTACAGAGGGCACCAAGAAATACCGCCTG GACATTGAACTGAAACAGTTGTCATTTATGGAGGCGGCAGACGGAACCCTCAAGCCGAG TTCCAGTCTACGTAAAGGCAGTCTCTCCACAGTCGCAGTAGACCTGATGGGAAGGAACGTGTCCTGCAAAGACTTCAACCCCCTG AAAGCTCACATTCTCGTTGGATGCCCTCCTGGAAAGCATACCCGAATTCTTAA GGACATAACCACTTGCACTAAAGGCACATTCACTCAAGAGCAGCTTCAGGACAACTTCTCTTACGTCATCCCCAA agCTGTGTATGACCCTCAGCACCTGTTCCGGCCTGGCTCTGCCTCCAGTGACCTGCACATCTCCTACAGCATCACAGACTACTTCTGCCCCCTACTGGTCTATCACGACACCCCCTGGATACCCTCCCTGGAGCT CTGGAACGGTAATGAGTTTGTGGAGCAGGTGAGCGCTGACTTCGTGATGTTCGAAGTTAACGGCATGTATAACTACCAGTACCTCCAGTCGGTCCAGGATGCCAAGTGCGTCTCCCAGCCCCAGAACTGGACCTCTCTGCTGAGCCAGCAGCAATATGAACCTAACCCCAACACCGCCTGGACCAGGAGT AATTATAAGAGCTGCAAGGATTCTGATGGCCCGCCCATCACTGACCCAGAAGCCCAGTATCAGGTCCTCAACATGGGCACAAGAAACAGAATCTTGTTTCCCAACTACAACGGGATGTACGTGTTCAAAGTCATAGTGGTGGATCCTAGCTACAG CTACTGCATGCTGACCACTacgttcagtgtgtatgtgtatggggCGTTCCCTCCTCACCCTCTGCCCTCTGGTCTTGCACTGGGCATCTTCCTGGCCATCTTTGTGGTCCTGCTGCTCATCGGCTTTTTCTTTAGCAAGCGCAATTACAAAAAATAG